A window of Glycine soja cultivar W05 chromosome 2, ASM419377v2, whole genome shotgun sequence genomic DNA:
TTCAACCCAAGTGTCATCAATCAACAACCCTCTCAAGGCATTTGTCCTCATGCCGTGGTTGATTAATTTGTGAAAATACATGTTGTTACTGTCCCCCTCTTTAATCCATTTGCTTTTAGACTTCTGTTTCATGATGGATTCATGGAGATTAGCCTTTTCCCAAAGTTCAGCTTGGAGTTTCTTCAGCTGCTGGACTTGATGGTTAGAAGGCTGGGATGCCATAGAATTTTCCAAATCATTTAGATTCTGCTGAAGTTGTTTCATGTTGTTACATAAATCTACTGAGTTATCTTTGCTCCACAATTTCAGTCTAGCTTTGAGGGTCTTGAGCttgttttttagaataaatccACCCCATCCAATAGGCTGATTAGCATACCAGCAATCCTTCACCACCTTCTGGTACTCCTTGTTCTTTAACCAGCCATCAAATACCTTAAAGGGCTTAGGGCCCCAGTCGATGCTCTTAGATTTCAAAATAATAGGGCAGTGGTCAGAATAGTTCCTCTCAAGATTGAGTTGAGAACTATCTGGCCATTTAGCTAACCACCCATCAGTGACCAACACTCTATCAAGCTTGCTTTTACAAGTTCCATTTGGCCTAACCCAAGTAAAAGGCTTGCCCATGCAAGGAATATCATCAACCTCCAACTCAGCAATCCAGTCATTAAATTCATCTATAATGTTGGTGTCATAGCTGCTACAATTATTCCCCATTCTTTCTAAAGGGTGTCTAATACAATTGAAATCCCCTACAAGACACCAACATGTGTCTTGGGATTgaatcttttttctcttgagAGTCTGCCAAAGCTGTCTTTTTCCCAGAAGGTCACAAGGTGCATAAATATTGACCACAACCACCCTTTGCATTTCAGGCAGCAAGACCCCACCCAGCATAATGAAATCTTTGTCAGAAAACCGAAAGTCAACCTGGACAATATTATTATTCCAAGCACAAAGCAGTCCCCCAGCAGCATTCACAGCAGGCTGCCATTCCCAAGCCACATCAGGTTGACCCCACAGAGATTGGCAGCAAGCTTTATCCATAGCTTCCCTCTTAGTTTCTTGAAGACAAAGTAAATCAATTTTGAACTTCCCCACCAAGTTCCTGATAGAGGCCCATTTAATGCCTCTACCCAACCCTCTAATATTGTAGGAAAGGATATTCATCTATGAATATTCTTATTTCTCAGCTCCATAGCTTCTTTTCTATCCCGAGACTCCATATTAGCCAAGCTTTGGATACCTTCAGCTTGTTCTATATCAGCCTGTATGCCTATAATATTTGCAAGGTGCCATTGCTGCTTAGCCTCTTCCATGACTTGGGAATTGCTTTCTTCTAAGCTTTTTATTTCCTTATGTGCTTCTAAGACTCTGTGGTTTGGGCCTTTGTCTTGAAACTCATTTATATCGTGCAAATCATTATTCTCCTTTAACAGGTTAGGCTCTTCTGCTACAGGCTCGAGAGGGAGAGCTTTGGGTAATGCATATCTTTGTCTAACATAAACTTTAGAGAACATATCTGGGCTCCCCTTAGATGAGTGGGCCGTGGATGGGTAAATATTCTTATTACACCCCTCAGCCTTCCCTATTGGGCCCAAGTTACTACTTGGCCCGATATCCTTTTGAGTCTGCAAAAAATACCTGCTTGGTTGGGGTTACGTATCCGTTATCTCTCCCCTGCTTACCCCGTATAAGTATAGCAACACATCCACTAGAATTGCATGTAGGCCAAGTAAAACAACACATCCAAAAACTGTGGTCCTCCTCCAACTTGCCTAACACCCTTGCACCTCCACCATCACCGTTATAACTCAAACTCATTTAATTAACTCAAGAAAAAGCACAGACTCCAATATCAATCAAGATCAACCTCTTAACCTTTTTTTCACACCGAACACGATCACAACTTCCTGTTAGGTTTGCACCATGGATTCACAAACTCTTCAGTATGCAATCTATCCCTtcatatacaaaaaaataaaccaatataaatttaaatagaattaaaaaaaagactagTTGAAATGGCATTTCCTAATTAAAAAGGCTagttaaaaagaattaaaaataaaccaattcttattttaagaaacaaaatacaAGTATCATTTCCTAATTTAATGATAAGTAAATCTTATTTTAGCAACAAACctaatctattttaatttattcttttccaACATCACCAACTAGTCGGTAAGTTGGCACAACTAGCAAGTGATTACTTCTTGGAATTGTGAGGCCAAATTTCTCAGTCATGTCCAAGTCATCAGGGGACATGCCTAATGGAAGTTCCCAATTGAAGCAGTGCACTAATTGAGCTAGAACAATCTTAACAGTAGTTAGACCCAAATGAATCCCAGGGCAGCCTCTATGACCAGAACCAAATGGTAAAAGTCGAAAGTCATATCCCCTCATGTCCACGTTGCTATTGGCAAATCTCTCAAGATAAAACACCTCAACATTATCTGACCAAACCTTAGGATCTCTCCCTATTGCACATGCATTTACTATGATCCTTGACCTTTTCTTTATGCAATCTATCTCTTCAGTATGCAATCCAAATAACTTTTTAGAATGGTATTACGactttcttatatttaaaatggCATTAAATATGATGTCAAAGATCCAGTTTTACAATCATGCCTCCCTGCAACAAGTCAAAACTCATTGAAAATCAGCTAGTTGAATCCTTCATCCATCATCTGTCCTTCAATTTCCCTACAATTTTCTCTTGCCAATCCTCCTAAGAAGACAACTTGACTCCAGCTTTCAAATTTCTCAAACCTCATCAGCTTCGAAGAATGggataaaattaacaaatgacCATCCATTAATACACTTCATCTTATAACAATTAAAGGGTCTGACACTTTGCTAATACAACAAATTCAACAACCAATCTAATAGATTccttaaatagaaaataactaaaagaagaaaaaaagtgaagcaTGCATAATCCAGCAGTgcaacaaagttttgaaaaagaaCTAGAAATTAGGTACCTGATTATATAGCTAAAGCAGAAGCAGCAGCTGCTATCCCAGCAGCAACTTTTATGCCCaaagtattctttttcttcttcgaaTCAATATTTACTATAGCaataaaatgaaagttaaaTTAGAAAGTCTcagtaaaaatcaattttattaaccaAATTAGAGAGACTCAATTAAATTAGAGACACTCAGTAAGGATACTAAAATACTTTCAAGTAATAGAACTAGTATTATGACAAGTTTTCAGTGCTAAAAGGCCATAATAATAAGCAAAAGTAGCAGCTAGCAAGGTTGAAAGCAAAGCTTATGTGAAGAGAACGCTAAAACTAGATAGAGGGAAGGAAATGCATGCAGGAGAgaatgaaatatattatttataatgtcatttagccttttttatttaatttgctaAACACTAAATTATGCTGCCATAGTATTTTCTGATTCCATTAGGAGCGATTTTAGCCATTGTTGATCTTGTGGTCATTGCTGTTTCGAAATTGAAAGTGGCCCTGCGGTCATTGCTGGAAAGTCAATTGTGCTGAAGCCTCGAACCcaggtatttatatctttgattcaaaaactaatttgaaattgttgttgtatgcattatcggtatatttgtaacttatgctatgcctctctacatgacctttctttcattggactgataTCTTTGAAGTATTTGCTGTGATTTTAACTCTCACaagttgttaattgttagtgttgaatgtttttgtatttttatctacttttggtagcttagttttttttctttgaactgcaaagataatttatattaaattaagaaaagtaccagtggtactacaAGATACATAGGATAATAAAGTcctgaaagagaagaaaaaatcaaCCCAACAACAATCCACAACCCTGCCCttccaaaaatcaaataaaaactaGAGGCATTGCTGAGGACCAATAGTGATAAGGAACATTGAAATCCCATTTCCACCCCTTCATCCAAGTCCACATAAGGAAGACTGTACTATCTGCCAGCTTAGAGATATCAAAAGACTGATTATGAAATATCATGTCATTTCTGAGCTTCCAGATTGAGTTTGTAGCTGCTAGCCACCAGATAAAATAGAGGTAATGCTGTTAGGACAACATTGATAAGAGTGATTCTGCCAGCCATAGAGATGCTTCTCTGATTCCACTTGCTCAGCTTAGCCTCAAACTTCCTTATTATAGGTTCCCATACCACCTTTCTTTTCTGATTGACTCCAATTGGAATTCCTAAATAGTAGAAAGGAAGCTAGAGCAGAGCACAATTTAGATAAGCAGCAGCATAGAGGCACCAATCCTCAGATTGACCTACAGCTCCAAATTGACTCTTTGCAAAATTTATTCTCAAACCAGAGACCATCTCAAAACTTCTGAGAATGACCTTCAGTGGTTGGATCCCCTTGTCTCAACCCTCTTTGAGGCTTGAATTCAGTGGTTGAACTGCCATTCCCAATGATAGATATAGAAGCTGAGGTGAGGCAACTCCTTATCCACCTAATCCATCTCTCATGGAACCCCATTCTTCTCATCATATagaaaagaaattgccaaggcATAGAGTCATAAGCCTTCTCAAAGTTCACTTTAAAAACCATGCAAGACCTCTTAGACCTCCTAGCCTCCTCAACCACCTCATTAGCCACCCGAACTCCATGAAGCAATTGTCTACCTTTTACAAAGGCTGTCTGAAGTCACTAATAGCCTGGGGGTCCTTTAATTTAGGTATAAGAGCAATAAAGGAGGAGTTTCTTCCTTTAGGAAAAGTAGCATTAACATAGAATTCTGCAATAAACCTGAGGAATTCAGGTTTTAACTCCTCCCAAAAATGCTTAATAAACCTCAAATTAAACCCATTAGGCCCCGAGCTTTTATCATTGCCACAACTCCACACTGCACATCTCACCTCCTCTTCTTTAAAAGGTTCAACAATGATATCCCTCTGAGTAGGAGTTAAAGCACTGAAAGAGACCTCATCCAGGGTAGGTCTATGAAGGTGAGGTTCATAGAATCTATTCTGAAAATGCTGTGAGATTTCAAACTTAACTCTATCCTCCCTAACCCTTCACAaagacacacccacacacacacacacatatacacacagacacacacccacacacacatacacacagacacacaccagcacacacacacacacacacacacccacccacaaacacacacacaccctctataaataaagaaataaggccctttgtcacaacctacccttcggcgggagagcgacgcggggctcacgggtgcatcttccaagaaaggaaaatgcgcggagtcgccaccaacgtttattcgaggaaaacgtcggaaacaCCGGAAAAGGcgtggtctatgaactttaagtgtgaaaggttcgggagttgtatttacgcacggggaaggtattagcaccccacgcgtccgtcacaagggacggtagcctttaatcaagtgtgcaaatatgaattcaatttgttttattttcccttttacgtttttatgtctttttgtattttttatctttttgtggttgacaagggtgtttcccttgctcctacgtattcctcaattgtgataaggaaatcagacctacattgttctttgagaactgaacgttggttaagttgtttttatctttttttgcaagatatatttcgaccaaacaaaagtcgtttaaggtattggaccatttaaacgatcttttgattcttttgaaaggagagaaacgttaaggtgttggaccattaacgatctctttgttttcgaaaggagagaaacgttaaggcgttggaccattaacgatctcttggggtggtcaacaaaagcggggcttttgctcctacgtatcctcaattgcgatgaggaaatcagacctacgtagttcttgcaaaagcggtaaagttacatgtttatttcatgcttttgaacggtccatgttaaccgataaaagcaaagaggaccgtttaaggtgtttgaccttaaaatggtttttagtgatttttccggacaaagcttgatttgtgagttgattttagccttagtttcactttggttattagtcaattgatccaaggaaacttccatAGAAAAGCGTctgattgattgttttgattattgtattcaaagatattttgattattttattattattttgcttttttttgtttaaccgaggttacagtgtgaacgatcggttagatttcgttttaaaagtgattaaacgagattacaacacaaatgattggttgaaattcattttatcatttattaggcgagataaaggcttaaacgatcggttaaagctcgttaaaaacggaagaaaagaaaatcgaaaatgaacgaaataatgatgaaagctaaaaaaacaagaaatgaattgaaagtctcggattcgaaaacttacccgttgaagaacgaagaacgaacaaagaacggatgaagaacggtgaagaatgaCGGAAagccttcacggatttgctcacagaaatgtctcggaagcgttacggaagcacctcggcttggattttcttcacggaaacaatttttttcaccaaaaacagctgaaatgcatagccaggggGATGAGGGATATTTGGAACAACCCCCtttcgcctatttataggaaaaaatggggaggaggttgccgcccagctcgcccaggcgagctgggttgcttctgggCTTCCACCAGAAGCAACCTTGCTTCGAAAATATTCTGAAGGGTCCGGattcgaaaatttgaaaattgttatttgcaccccccttttgataagttcacccccttttgataagttcaggaaaagttatggaagttttacggaagcatataggacttgactttcttcttttttttttctatttcttctcaCCAATATTAGgtgaaatattcttatttagggttatgggaattttacggaggcattacggaagcatatatgaCTTGATTTCCcttttttcctcttctctttcaccaatattaagtgaaataggcttactcaaagttttaggaattttacggaagtattacgaaAGCCCCAGAAGCTCCGGAAaccattttccaacaaaacctggaggatcttgataagttcaccccctcccCTTTGCTAAATGCACTCCTTTTTATTAACACACCCcattttgctaaatacactgtcatttttgtgattttttaccGGTTTCTTCTCGAAACcttatggaactttacggattacgtaacgacacccATTTCCTTTCcgaaatgttgcgaaactttacgaattacgcaaCAAGGCTCTTCTTGACTTCCGAAATGTcgcagaactttacggattgcgcaacaatgcctctttttgacttccggaATGTCGCAGAACTTTACAGATTACCTAACGATGGATGTTAAGTACCTCaaggcggtcaagcgaaggttgcatgacATCAAAcgatggtccccagacgaaattagggtatgatagttgcccctctttacttgtcttttattggagataaacgggaagtaaagataagacactaatttcatttgagcggaacatcattcggccgGTCAATATCTCTGCCAGTGGAAcctgtcattcagaaagaaaagaaaaggcatcaaAAGCATCAACAAACTTCAGTGTTTTGAAAACGACAAAGTTGGACAACCACGACACTTCCCTTCGCCATTGCACCCGATCGTCTCTGCCCAGTAGAGAAGAATTCCGCGCGTCGCTGGACTTGAATGTTTCTGGACGACGAGAGTGAAAAACctgcaaaatttttaaaaatgattagcaccgaacgaccaacatcatcctgatactgccgAATTCGTTCCCCTCGGTCGACAAAAGgcgcggatgaccataaggtatctccgcccaCCACCTGACTcgctgtctctggatgacaaaaaggtgcagaagacgacgttagtctctgcgtgctatcaggcatcaagtcttacagatagcaaaagcgtgcaaatgaccataatttgtctccgcgtgctaTCGGGCTTGATTGTATCTGGatagtgaaaaaaaaaggtgtggGACCATATGGTTtcttcgcatgtcatcgggctcgccgcctctggatgacaaaaggtgcagaatgatcataatttgtctctgcgtgccatcagactcgATCTTCTCTTAAtagcgaaaaggtgtgcggatgaccgtaatttgtctccgcatgtcatcgggctcgccgcttCCGGATGACAAAAGAtttagaatgaccataatttgtctttgcgtgtcaacgggctcgcttgcctctggttgacaaaaggtgcgaaatgaccataatttgtctccgcatgtcatcgggctcgccgcctccggatgaaaaaaggtgcagaatgaccataatttgtctctgcgtgccatcggactcgatcgtctctggatggcaaaaaggtgtgcggatgaccgtaatttgtctctgcatgtcatcgggctcattagctctggatgacaaaaggtgcagaatgaccataatttgtctctgcgtgtcaacgagcTCGATcatctctggatggcgaaaaggtgtgcggatgaccataatttgtctccgcatgtcatcaggctCGTCGCCTCTTGATGACAAAAGGtatagaatgaccataattcgTCTCTACGTGTCGACGGGCTCAGTTGCCTCTGTTTGACAAAAggtgtggaatgaccataatttgtctctgcatgtcatcgggcttgccgcctttggatgaccaaaggtgcagaatgaccataatttgtctctgtgtgccatcgaactcgatcgtctctggatggcgaaaaggtgtgcggatgaccgtaatttgtctccgcatgtcatcgggctttcctcctttggatgacaaaaggtgcagaatgaccataatttgtctctgcgtgtcaacaggctcgcttgcctctggttgacaaaaggtgtggaATGAAcctaatttgtctccgcatgtcatcgggctcgccgcctctggatgacaaaaggtgcagaatgaccataatttgtcttcgcgtgtcaacgggctcactTGCCTCTTGTTGACAAATGGTGCGGactgaccataatttgtctccacatgtcacaggctcgccgcctctggatgacaaaaggttcagaatgaccataatttgtctctgcgtgtcaacaggctcgcttgcctctggttgacaaaaggtgcagaatgaccataatttgtctctgcatgtcatcgggcccgccgcctctggataaccaaaggtgcagaatgaccataatttgtttctgcgtgtcaacgggctcgcttgcctctggttgacaaaaggtgtggaatgaccataatttgtctccacatgtcatcgggctcgccgcctctggatgacaaaaggtgcagaatgaccataatttgtctctgcgtgtcacatggcctcagggtcagtatgatagAGATTATggggtggccgacaaaagcgaggctcttgttGCTACGTATCCTCGATTTGTGaggaggaactcagacctacgtagttctggataactgtgagactaaaatagtcttggtgttttcttcactaaaatgcgaacatgctttagcaaagagacaaaacttctaACTGATTAGAgtaacatatgcttttttgaatgaaaaacaatgtgtctaccgagGAAGGAGactatgctgatgaaattttctcataaccataaatgagattttggatgttagcacttCGTTTCtgaacgaccatttagaggaaacactgggtccaacaaaaatagaaggaactcactcaaagtgtatcaacctcacatgggtaagtgtttcatcctaattccgaaccatagatatgtcatgacttgattttgataaatatgacTTTTTCTCTAAAtaagactttttcttgggaatggtttgtttcttggtgggaaatttggctttaagtgttcttggcctttccttttctgtttttgtttagtgtgaggcgaacaagtcactgacgcacaggattttggttggcaaccaaagtgagaggaccactttaggtcgtggtttcctttccttttttgtttacttggtgacaattatgTATTGGTCAgatgttgtctggtccaaagacattttctgcatatttcttctgttttcttccgatccttgatcgggaattctctttcttttttgctttctcccattttttcttgattgggaattttctctttttgctttttgccgattcttttgatcgggaattttctcctttttgttttattttgagggcaaggtttatggtgagttgggactttgggtcaaggcttgtagaacggatgGACAAGATATATGCAGGGTGTTGGTCTGGCcagtggttcagggataaaggggatgtcccacattatttccatgacacacatgcaacaatgatgattaggaattttatgcaaaactagtcatgtatgcacccatgtggacactcaagcatcaagtttttatggtcatgtgacactagggttcaggattcatttttcctatttaagtcaacccattgttttcaaaatatgctcttttatcaatttatgcattcatccgagtccattttgggtgttcgggaaaatttccacagcattcacccttcaggtgcatacacatttttttcaaaaactggttatgatcagcgaatcccccttttttctttcaaagaaaagctggaagttatttcttttcaaaaatgtgctggcttttcagccgaaagatatattttctctctgcattatttctttccttttttaagttattatcatttgtttatttccctttttttcattttctctttgaacaggtcgtgcggacgagggcgcacactacctacttacaTCTAACCATaaggtaaacaaaaaaaacgcacgaaatggtaagtcgcaaaacaaaacggtgacgaaataactgaggGCCATAACGCCAAATTCtaacagaaacaaaaaataataacaacaacgtTATTAACCGTATagacaataacaaaaaatagtaaTGTCTATAGAAAcatagacaataacagaaaacagtaatgtcaataaCAAAAGTGCAGTGACCTcagtcatgtggctccgcttcctcccaagaaactGAGCAAGTCAGTCATATCTTCATCCATACGAGCCTCCTCTGCCTCATCGGGGGATCCTGCAggctcctcccctgcctgggcctcgggccagtCTCTGGGCCATGCGACCTGAGCCCCAAACTGCTCCGGAGTAGGGCATACAAAAGGAGCAGAACCCTGCCCCTACTGACTAAGGCTGaactggtagagacactcatgtatctgtacCTGCCCACGGTgattggccgcctgctggcgaaccaagtgttgTAGATAACGCTCCATGCCTGGTGATCTAGCGGGATCGGCCTaccgaggtggtggcggtgcttCTGTTgtccgctgccggccatccccaggctgctgtggtgtttcgctctgcgcctgcctgggggcgcaatacttcttgatgaaagctcgattagtagggggcctgatgaccttgctgggggcgataggcactccgtagaactgacagaggcccgtaatcagagctggaaactccaagaccctgttggacttcttcgggtctactgggtgtcttgcgggctcgatccctgcaaacaatagatgacatcaaaaatcagttgagcgatgtgcatacttacctatgtcatgatggcgtgaccttgctgggggaacgggcaccctgtaggactaacagaggcccataaccagagttggaaaccccagggccctgttggacttctccgggtccactgggtgtctttgtgggtgtgaTTCctcaaacaatagatggtataaaaaatcagttgaaccatatgcatacttacctatgtcgggacgacacaaaccaactgatacttttgtagggggagatcggcattgtggCCGCTGGACGGAATGTTGCTATGTAGCAGCGTCATCcgtatctgtgtaagagtggtcatgttggtgcgcatgatttgCACTCGTCTCTTTTCAGTggcacaggtgaaatcttgccccggtatgcacaaTAGCTGCGCGATAGTCTCCTTCTCTGGTTGTACTTGCATAGTTGGCCCTCCTCTaggatcagggggtggccccgaagctgataaaaggaaaatactggccccttaaccgggagtgaaagtctcggttaagcattaagagaagaaaaccttaaattctcttaaggtgaggatgtggagcccactgaaggcgagagcgtgtagccctctgaaggcgaggacgtgttttCCTGTGAAGGTAAGGATGTGTAGtactctgaaggcgaggaagtctggtcctctaaaggtgagggcgtgtagccctgtGAAGGCGGGGCGtgaagtcctctaaaggtgagggcatgtagctctatgaaggcgagggcgtgctcccctctgaaggtgaggacgtgtagtcctttgaaggtgagggcgtgcagccctctgatggcgaggacgtgtagtcctctgaaggcgggGACGTGTAGCCCCCTGAAGGTAAGGAcgagtagtcctctgaaggtgaggatgtgaagtcctctgaaggcgaggaagtctagtcctctaaaggtgaggacgtgtagtcctctgaaggtgaggacgtgtagtcctctaaaggtgaagacgtgcagtcctctgaaggtgaaggcgtgcagccctctaatggcgaggacgtgcagtctgctgaaggtgaggacacgtagtcctctgaaggggaggacgtgtagtcctctgaaggcgagggcgtgcagcccaatgaaggtgaggacgtgtagtcctctaaaggtgagggcatgtagccctatgaaagcgaggacgtgtagtcctctgaaggtgagggcatgtagccctatgaaggcaaggacgtgtagtcctctacaagcgagggcatgtagccctctgaaggcgagggcgtgcagccctctgaaggtgaggacgtgccgtcctttgaaggtgaggacatgcaatcctctgaaggtgagggcgtgcagccctctgatggtgaggacgtgtagtcctctgatggtgagggcgtgcagccctctgatggcagggacgtgtagtcctctaaaggtgagggcatgtagccctatgaaggcgaagGCATGCAACCTTCTGAAGGtcaggacgtgtagtcttctaaaggtgagggcgtgcagccctctaatggcgaggatgtgtagccctctcatggcgaggacgtgcagttcTCTGAAGGTGAATACacatagtcctctgaaggggaggacgtgtagtcc
This region includes:
- the LOC114373322 gene encoding cytochrome P450 CYP736A12-like, whose product is MGFHERWIRWIRSCLTSASISIIGNGSSTTEFKPQRGLRQGDPTTEEIDCIKKRSRIIVNACAIGRDPKVWSDNVEVFYLERFANSNVDMRGYDFRLLPFGSGHRGCPGIHLGLTTVKIVLAQLVHCFNWELPLGMSPDDLDMTEKFGLTIPRSNHLLVVPTYRLVGDVGKE